The following nucleotide sequence is from Halogeometricum borinquense DSM 11551.
GTTCTCACCGTCGAAGGCGACGACGGCGTAAGAGGGTGCGTCGCCGCGCACGTCCCCACTCTGGATGTCCACACCGAAGACGAGGGAGTCGAGCGCGCTCGTCCGGTCGTTCACGAACGCCGCTTGGTCGCGTGTAGATATGAATCCCACGCCGCGTTGAATCGCCCAACGACCAGATTTGTCACTCATATCGGATACGAAAATAACAAATCCTCTCGCAGTGAAGTTCCCCGCGTGAGTTCTGATATATCACCGCCCTCCACGTCACCAAAGTCGCTGGCGCGGACGGCTCTGATCGCTGGTATCGCTGTTCTCCTCCTCGCAGCGCCGATCACGGGACTTCTCGCGTGGGAACCGGTCGAAGAGGGGAACGTAAAAGTCGTTAAAAAGTGGGGTGCGACGACGGGCGAAGTGTTCGAGCCCGGAGCACACTTCATCAACCCCATCTCACAGTCTACGGCATCGCTGTCGGTCCGCCCGCAGTCGTATACAATGTCCTCACAACAGGGCGAGGGCGAGCAAGCCCAACGCGACGACGCGATCACGGTCCTCACCGAGGACGGGCTTCGGACCGACATCGACGTGACCGTCCGCTACCGCGTTGACGCCTCAAAGTCCGTTTCGTTCTATCGCAGCTATCGAACACTCGAAACGGCCGAAAAGCGTCTGATTCGCCCGTCGATCCGATCTGTGCTTCGGACTGAAGCCGGTCGCCTCCCCGTCACGGAAATCTACACGGGCGAGGGGCAAACACAGCTGAAAAAGGCCGCAGAAAAGCAACTGTCTAAGGACTTCGCGGAAGCCGGTCTCATCCTCGAAGCCGTCCAGATTCGGAACGTCGAACTCCCCAAGCAG
It contains:
- a CDS encoding prohibitin family protein — its product is MSSDISPPSTSPKSLARTALIAGIAVLLLAAPITGLLAWEPVEEGNVKVVKKWGATTGEVFEPGAHFINPISQSTASLSVRPQSYTMSSQQGEGEQAQRDDAITVLTEDGLRTDIDVTVRYRVDASKSVSFYRSYRTLETAEKRLIRPSIRSVLRTEAGRLPVTEIYTGEGQTQLKKAAEKQLSKDFAEAGLILEAVQIRNVELPKQYAQAVEEKEITEQRRQQKQDELAVEKLEADRKRIAAQGEADANRILSQSLDQRILTQKYIDKLDQTNTVYIPVGDSGYPQFVRSIEPGANAGDTSNITVDTSKAEIESNTSLNRSTDGTTND